CAAAAAAAGAAGGATGGCTTGAGTCCTCCTTTTCGACTGGAAGATCTGAACATGTAGTCGAAAATGGCTTTCAATCATGAGGGGCCTTAGAGGTAGCAAATGGCAAATGCTGGAACTGCATGGAACGGTTGGTACATTCTTCTAACCCATTCGTAATAGTTTCATTATGGGTAAATTTCTGCAATTCTTCGTTTAATCATTTTGGAATGTGTCCTTTGGATCCACAACCTCTCCATTGTTACAGTTGAGTCCCTATCCTTTTAATTGGTGTTGCTACCATACCCCCTTTTAATCAAGTTCCCACTTCCCAGCTTATCTTACCTTATGAAAAGTCCGAGAGTTACGTACGTagcattttgattttgattgagGAATATAGGCTAACCGGTAAGCTTCCAATCAAAAGCAAAGTTTAGGGACCGATTTGTAACGTATCAACAAAGTGGAGCCAAACAGAAACTACACCAAAGGGTTGAGGACGTGCGGTACAAGTTACCCTTTTTATTTCTGGATGTTTTGTGAGTGCTACTTGCTATTTATTATCCATGCTGGCTTAATGTGGGAAAATGATTATAATCTATTCTAATGCTCTAGATCCTGTTACTGCTTTATCGTTTATTAGCAATGCCCTTCTTATGTATCAGTTTATTTTACATTTGTGATTTGACTGCTGAAATGTTGGTGCTAAAGAAACAGATTATATGTCTTTTATATGGTGTTTTTTGTTTATCTTAATTGAAATATTCACCTTACCACCCCCCAACCAACTGCCATTGATCCTAccttgctaattttttttttccagtatGTGTGAATGGCGTAGGATGCATGATCCGAAGTACAAGATCATAATAGGAATTTGTAAGACTGTTTAAGATCACGATCCTACCAAAGTTCTATGACAACATCCAATTCCCGAAATGCAATTCTTCGAATTGTGCTATTAGGTACTACACCATCGGTCGTGTTGTCATGTTGTTTTTAAgattttgtttttgatgttccATACAAGGAAATTTGAATATTATCGATTTTCAtatgttttttctttattaCACAGTTACCAAACTAATGGTACTTCACAGTTGCTTAATGTCAGTTTGTATTCCACTACTTTTCACCGCATTTATATTCGATCTTCTGgttgtattttattattataaagcACAAGATCCTTCACTACAAAaggcatttaaaaaaaaaaaaatccttgtcTGTGATAAATTGGTACGTAAATGACAACTAGTCtgaatttatttactaataaaACTTAGGTTGCTTTCTCTTCTCTAACTTTACTGGTTTTACTGGTTAAGACACTATCGGATTACTGTTCTTGTTATTTCCTGTGAAAAATGCCATGAATGTAAAGGAATTATGGTGTTGTATAGAGGACTCCTTCGAAGTAAAATTTCTTTGTTCATTTGGTCTAAATCTTTTGCAGGTGAATATGTCCGAAAGGCGGTTCATCTTCGCCCTTTTCTCTTAATCAGATTCTTATATGGCTGACACCTTTTTTATCCTCAGAACAGATCAATCAGGACTAGTTATTTTTCTGTAATGTTGCGCCATTTCAATTACTTTTCTATGTAGTTTTGTGTTGCTGTGTATTGTTTAGTATTGTAAAAAATTACCTTCAAAGGCAATAAATGATTTGATTCTTAGATAAGCTTCTTGTTGAGAGAATTTGTGGTTTGACTACAATATTTGTTGTGAAAGTGAAAACCATATTGTGGGGTAAAAAAATGATACCTAGAATGAACAATTGATGATTTTGTAGCTAAGTAAGTTATGATCTTTTTGTGGTTAGCGTCTATTTGGCTCGGTTGGAGCTTCAGTAAAAATGCTATTTGGATAGAGTTATTTGAAGAAGTACTAATTAGTTTGTTTGCAAAAAAAGCGCCACTGATGACACAACAAATGCTAGGAAACTGACAAATAAATGGTAGAGCGTGTTTGATTGCACTAAAGAGAGACCTAGAACATCATTAAAATTCAAGAAGCACATGTTAGAAGTGTTGGCTAAAAGGGGCCAATATCGTATCCTATCCTGTGGTGGGAGGCCGGATTAggtcgagtcatattcgaaatggcggaAGGTCGGGTTGGGCAAAGTTATATTAGAAGTGGCAGGAGGCTGGTTGGACTGAGTCATAATCAAGACCTGTGGGTACCGTCTCTGTACGTTTTAAATGAATTGATTGTATCTTTCTAATAGTtcgtgcttttgtaattaatgaTTAACGTCGAGGATTCGACAAGAAGTACAAGGACAACTAGGAGATACATTAAACACATTATAACAATTTTGATGGCCATTGCACCATCGGTAGCCGATCTCCTCATGAAAACTGTGTGCTGAAAAgcatttttagaataaaaaggTGCTCTAGTGTGGAAATCAGAGTCTTCTGTATTAAGAATTCACACATAAATAGTTCCACATCGGATAATTAATTAGGGAGTAAAAGATTGATATATACTAATTGGTCCAAACATCATAAGCTTAACTTTTATGATTGAACATATTTTATCAGACATGTTACATTTTTGGGTTAATGTGGGTCTGAACTGCACCCAGAACTTCCCAACACGTTTAAAGATGGTGACAGCGCATGTACGAAAAATACTTTACTTGCACACGGTCTTGTGTGTGTTTGATTATAAGGATTGTATTATGGGTAGGCTGTTAGAAGAATTTTTCAGATTGTTAAGATTGAATGtgatttattgaaatttttatacGGTTGTAAATTATTCATCGTTTGACAAATTATAATTGTTCTTTCACCTTGGAGCTGAGTTGGACAAAATAGCGTTGTTTGGCCAAATAAAGTTTTCGCAGGATCATTCgacaaattataactttttaaagaattaaattgaaaaaaaaaaagtccaagaAAAACGCTAAGACTTATTCAAACTGAATAGTACTTAGAAACTCCCAAAAGAAGAAAGTTCACACATTACACTACAGCATTCACTTCAACATAAACCAACCTACTATAAAAGCAGTAGCAGTTCATATGACCCTCTACTTACTACCAAATTATTGAAGCTTATTACTAACAGATAGGTATTAAAAGCAACTAGACAAGATCGATCGACGATGATCACCACCGTTCGATCTCTGCCACCGATAGCTGTTCGATATCCATCCGATCTGGGTCCGGCCTGATTAGATCTGGCGGTCGCAGGTCGGGCACCTGGGGCTCACAATGTACCTCTCAGCCATGCAGAGCTGATGGAACCTGTGAGAGCAGGCCAGAGCACCTGCAACCTCCCCTTCCTCAAACACTTGGTTGCAGATCCTGCAAGTCAGGCCGGAGTGGAGGTCGCCGTAGCTGACTGCCGCTTCGTTCATCGACCCCCTCTGCAGCAGCATCTGGCGGGTCGCGGCGATCAGATTGCGGTCCAGGTTCTGGATGAGTTCATCATAGCTGTTCGAACCGATTCGACGACAATATTTAAGCAATATTAGTTGCATGCATGTAGTTGGTTTCGTACATAACTCATTATATGATTTAGTTTATAGAAGGAGAAAATGTATCCACTCGCTTGAAATAAGCTCGAGATCGattgctcgtttaataaacaaagGGGTTTAGGACTggttctgataccatgttattCAAAGAATTGATCTTGTAGGAAACAGActcagaaatatatattaacagctgcatttggtatcagagccacgTTGCTCACGCCGCTTGATAATCTCAGGCTAGGAGACAGGactctagtaataataactgagtttaagcattttggactgATAGTTTGACCTGATAAGTTATTAGCACAAACGGGCAGGGTTTCTAGATGGAGTACGTATACGCACCGATGGTGGAAGTTGGGGGGCAACCTGCGGTTGCCGCTGACGCGGGTGGTGAGGGTGAAGAGCTCGGTGAGCTCCAGTCGGTTGACGATGGATTCGGCTTCATGCGATAGCGGGCTGTCGAGGAATTCTGCGCCGAGCAAGGCCGTCAGAAGATTGCGACGGTGGTTGATCCGGCTTTGCATCCACCTGAGTTGCCTGATGAAGGTGTGATGATCCATTGGATCCTGCTATAAAATTTTGTACATAGATCATTAGAAtaaaactaaacaaaaaaaaaagaagaaaatctttCGAAAATTCATCAATTACTCcgctagttttatttttatttcactgtAAGAACACAAATATGGGATGATGATTTGTCCGCAGCTTCTTACTGTAAAGCACAAATAAAATCATCATATGCTAACAAAGTATTTTCATATCAAAGGGTATTTAGAACTTAATTAACTCCTTTTTAATTAAGTTGACCTCAATTGGCTAAAATAAAAACTAGTTAATTTAATTAACATTAAGCCTACATATAGACTTAATTTAAGAAACAAGAGCTCTAACCATTCCCACCCccccaaaaaaggaaaaaaaaaaaaggcacaaaAGAGCTACTGATCTCAAAAGGGAAACAAAGGcataatttgataattaataacATTGTGCAAAAGCATAATTTGATGAGTAAAAAGATGATTACAGTTTTGTTAGTTGAAATCTAAAaagcatatatattattatatatatagaaatttggAGGAAGTTTTCAACATATTTCATAAGAATAATAACTCTCATGAGGATTGATTATCTTGTGATCAATGCCCTACcacaaaagtgaaaaaaaaaagggaaaaaaaactaAGAGAAACTAAGCTATACCTAAAGTTCTTAaccactaacccttctaggaaTTCAGAAAGCCTATGGCATGTATTTATAGAGATAACTTCACGAGCACCAGGAGGTACTGAATTTAATTTCACATCTTAAAAATCTCTTGCGAATCTGACCTAAATCACATAGATAACCCGCGAGTTATTGATACACTGCgtgaaaaaagaaacaaatgcGCTGACCGTTGAAGGGATAGGCAGCTTCTTATTATGTAACACGTGTTTGTAACGTTCCGAGTGTGTAATAAAGCATGAAGCTCACgctttttttcatttgaaaagCATACGTATGATAAGTTCAGACGTCAAAAGGTTCATACTAGTTAAAAGCAACAGAGACAATTTCACCGGTGACCTTTAAAATCCTTAAATTTTACAGAAAAGATAAGGTATATTTATGGGACTTGACAAGCGCTATAAAATGTTAAAACTCCATTGAAAATTTTGGCActcctttcaaatatatagaAGATAACCTTTTGGGATTATCTAACTCTAGGTAGTAATGTTTTGAGAGTATAATTGAGTAATGAACTCACATGCTTTCCCCTTCAAGATGATACATATGAGTCCAACCACATATAAGGAGGTCCAACCACTATTggtgttaaaaataaaaatataagtgtATCTTTCTCTAtaagcttaagctattagagataAGCGATTTTTTCACATTATTTAATATGGTACCAGAACAATAAATTTTGAGTTCAAGTCATGTCAAACTCTTAGcataattgatttttttctatttaattcaagtccattTCATGAGCCCACTAGAAAGTTTCAACTTAGATGTGAGAAagggtgttaaatataaaactaaaaaaatacaattttttttagcgGAGAGTATGTATAACccattagttaaaaaaaaactctgatTGACGTGCTCGATTTAGTCGTTTGATTAGATTGACCGACTAATCCTACATGTTTAATTTATTATCTTAAAATGTTAATAACTTActgttataattaattttccCACAACTTTTTAACTTATTTGAGGATTAGACTAGAATACTTTTATTTATCACCAATTTATGATGAAAAACCCCCACAtttaccaaaaaaacaaaaaattcaacaaattccaaATTAGAGCAAGATAGAAGATATTAATCTCACCTAATAAGGACAATTGACACATTCAAACTTACATTTCAACCTTAACTTAAGGCTTTTGAGTATGAGTATGTATTTTTAATCAAACTTGTGCTTCATTGTTTATGAGGAGGGCACTTTGGTATTTTTTCCAACTCTCACTTGTGTCAAATTATGTTTCATGAACATTTCTATAAGCTGCGTTTGTTTGTGTCAAACAAATGCGTGTCCGTGTATGACACATGGACACGTACTCGATGCGGGTCTATAGTGCATCACATTAAGAATATAgtgttttattttacttttttttatacatatatgatataagataataaatattttgactttttgatgaatacatataatttttttagataatatcaataaattatgtatggtgtagaatttttttaaaaaaatatataaactatcaataaaaattttattaactttcatttgcatgaaaaatataataatattttaactaaattaatatctatattaataatattgtatttTACTAACAGTGTTCATGCCCTATCTGTGTCCTAAGTTTTTAAAAACTACCGACGCGTTGTGTCTGAGTCATATCGTGCCACatgtcctaattttttaaagatatattatactgttgtctCTGAATATGCATATTCAAGTCACTGAGGAAAATtaacacaattttattttaaatcttcAGAAATTacttcacttttaaatttatcatattGAAGTTTAACTATTGTGGATatataagtttaattatttaGTTCATAAAATTAACCTAATTTTAGACTAAGTATTACAATTTCACCTAtgccttttaaaaattttaaataaatgtcCATATAATTAGACCTTGCTAACAATTATCATTTTAACTcgagtttaaaaataatttaatatgtgtTACGCaataaatagatgattttaGTTCTATCTCTTCTTTTCCACTTTTAAGTCTTTTTCTAATAAGCATTTTTTATACTTTCTAGAAATTTTTGTgcacttttaaattatttttttattctttttatctttttgcatATACAAAATAAAGCTTACACAATTTGGgtgagaaatggtgcaacatgtAAACAAATTTATGCAATGGGTAGGAAAATTGTATTAAGTACACTTACAAGGATAAGTATACAGTGAAACTAGACCTAACAATTTCAACTAGCACTTACGGATATACATGAATTACCCTCAAATTTATAGGTatggatactttttttttttttacagaaaaatTATGGATAAAATGAGTGGGTACCGATTAAATTATGAGCATTTTGAGCAACCTGCGGGTATCCACGAGCACtgacatatataattttttttaagtaattaaaaaataaaaaaatacttcttttgttTTACCTATTTTTAGAACCCTaacactaattttttctttttttactttattatttattgtatgTTGTGATgttttaaataataagttaagttttgatgtttttgaaagTAACATATACGTTATTTGTATTTGAGAATTATaagaatagaaagaaaaagaaaagtatattGTAGGCAATCAGAATACCCGCTTGCCCACCCACGGGTAGGTATGGATAAGGATgataactatttaaaaatttgcaaGTAAATTCTATCTGCGCTCGCATAACCCGCAGACACAATAACCAATTTGGAAATATGCCCAAATTGACTGCAACTACAACTGCAGTACTTGGAAAGAGTAACTTTAAATGAAAGGTACGCTTTCCTTTCTAATAACtttttatatcgaaaataattttttttagaagataATCTCACAAACtcatatacaaaaataatttctttataATTGCAGCACTTATTATTATAGTCaaccaaataatataattagaacTACTATATTTCTTATGGCATGTATCTCGAGCTATATTGTATTTACAATTATATACAACCAAATAGCTTCTAAATTGACCAAGAACTCCATCCTAATGCCAACCCCTGATACATTAGATTTTGCATTTGCTCTAAAGATAAAGGCGCCACTCCAATCATATCAACCATGTTTTCTGTTGTCAACACCCTGTATAGTCAGAATGTCAATAGGTCGGATTCGAaacaagttttgaaatttttgattccgAACCCAACTACCAAATCCAAAATctgaatccaaatccaaatccgatggattttcaaaattcatattcaaacccgaactcgaccaaaaattcaaaatccgaacctgaaacaattatttcttgttaccatatttcaaaatatattatgttatattcaaatataacatcaaacatttatgttatattatttaatgcaaaattaattcgggttcgaattcggaCAAAATCCGTACCTGAATCCAAGTTCGTCGGATTTCTTTTTTATGGCTGGATCCGAAACTATAACCattagggcctgtttgtttggAACAAAGTGGAGAGAGGTGAAGTTACTTTCGATCGTAAATAAttacttttactctttgttttgcTGTAATAAAGAAACGGTCAAAACCCAAGTTATCCGAAAGAGCATAATTCACTTCGGCCCACCCTAGACCGAGGTCAATTATGGCGAagagaagtaaaaaataataataataaagtaatataaTGAGTAatgctagttatatttaaatatatttaattatgtcattaattactcttttatttagtttgcatatttaaaatatgataaaatttgattagttaagttttattatttctttcatttagtttgtatatctaaaatatgatgaaaattgattagctaagtatttatattttttttactttataattttattgctgtattattataatttatgtataaaaaaataatttagttgtttagattaattttttttaattatatagaaatataattatattatttttatttattatattataacttatttatttattaagttatttattatttatatataaattatagttttatattatttagtttcTGTCAAATAAAAAGTAGACGGAACTTCACTTTCATAGTTATAAAACAAACagtaagaaaaaattagttttcaTCGAATTTTACTTTAATCAAAGTCTATTTCAATCTAAAGTCCAGTTTCGATGAAACAAACTGGTCCTAAAGTATCGGATAATTAGCTCAGTTTAGATTTgagtttggataaaattttagataccagtgcccattgacatccctagcatttatttataatctataaatataatgaattggCAACCAAAAAGGTTACCTCCCCGCATTTTGGGGTGTCCGGTGGGGCCcgcctcttttcttttttttttttcctttctcttactctcttactttcttttttttttaattttttctctcttaatttttttttttttgcctatgtcaagtgtaaaattttatcacaCGAATCaaccctattttttaatagtcaatataacaaaattaaaatttcatctaataaaTATCAACAtctattctttttaatttttgtctatatcaagtataaaattttattatatacatcaatcctattttttaatagtcaagataacaaaatcaaaattttatctaattggGAACCTAAAGAAGGCTTTCCcttattttggagagttgtggggcctacaaatttttttagaattttattaggaTTAATTACATATGCTGTTCAAACTTtccaccattttttattttggttcctaattttttttttttgcaattaagttttcaaactttttaattttatcNTTGTGGGgcctacaaatttttttagaattttattttggttcctaattttttttttttgcaattaagttttcaaactttttaattttatcacgaTAAAATAAcaaccgttaaaaaatatttcaaaattattaaaattatcatGCCATCgcctatttaacttttttttttctttgtatgcTTTTTACTTTAGTCTCCAAAACATATATGAATTGGTAACCCTAAAACCTTTCCTTATTTTGGAGGGTTGTGGGGCCCacgcaatttttaaaaaattaatttatataataatataataataatattatattatttatttggtacttaaatttttttacagtgtaaaaaatatctattttgatttcgaatacCTTTTGATTAGTTttactttttgtgtttttgataATAACCTACTGATTTcttcactaatttaaaatt
Above is a genomic segment from Ananas comosus cultivar F153 linkage group 15, ASM154086v1, whole genome shotgun sequence containing:
- the LOC109721077 gene encoding uncharacterized protein LOC109721077; translation: MDHHTFIRQLRWMQSRINHRRNLLTALLGAEFLDSPLSHEAESIVNRLELTELFTLTTRVSGNRRLPPNFHHRYDELIQNLDRNLIAATRQMLLQRGSMNEAAVSYGDLHSGLTCRICNQVFEEGEVAGALACSHRFHQLCMAERYIVSPRCPTCDRQI